Proteins encoded in a region of the Lathamus discolor isolate bLatDis1 chromosome Z, bLatDis1.hap1, whole genome shotgun sequence genome:
- the NREP gene encoding neuronal regeneration-related protein: MVYQPRLMIWVNQKIFPTSRVDGGFPKGSLPISKEVNRKKKSEAEGASLVPVNGYGHHFTKIKYLCSF; encoded by the exons ATG GTTTATCAGCCAAGGTTAATGATCTGGGTAAACCAGAAAATCTTTCCCACCAGCCGAGTGGATGGGGGATTTCCAAAG ggaAGTCTCCCCATCTCAAAAGAAGTAAATCGCAAGAAGAAAAGTGAGGCAGAAGGGGCAAGCCTGGTTCCAGTAAATGGCTACGGACACCATTTCACCAAAATCAAATACCTCTGCTCTTTTTAG